TATCCCGGCTGGATTTACCAGCACCGGATTCCAGAATCGTTTTAACCGGATTATCTTTGCCGTAAGCTTCCCAAGTTAGATCTGTCACTCTATCCGTTACCCGAATCCAAATATCAATCTGCAGCCGGCGCATTTCTTCAGCGGTAATTAAACCGGCTTTGTAATTTTCTTCCACTTCGGCTGCTTCCCGATCCCCTTCGGCAATAATTTCCTCTTTATTGGGAATCATGATCATGTCAAAGATTCCGACGGAAATACCGGAAGCCATTGAGCCGGAGAAACCAAGGTTTTTCAGGTTATCTAAAAGTTTAACCAGTTCACTCTTTTCGACCAGATCCATCGCTTTGTTAAGGATAGACTTTAGTTTGCCGATGGTAATGGTTTCATTAATGTAACCAAGCTCTTTCGGAACAAATTCGTTAAGCATGATCCGACCCGCAGTGATTTCCATAGTCTGGTTTTCCTGGCGGACTTTAATTTTCTGGCGTAACTCAATCTTATGCTGTTGGTATGCAGTGATTACCTCTGCAAAATCGGCAAAAATTGTCTCGCTGACGGGCAGTTTCTCGTCAATCGAAGTAAAGTAATAAATTCCCAGAATCATTTCTTTGTTGGGGAACGCCACCGGCATGCCGTCAGCCGGTTTAAGAAGATTATGCTCAGCCATCATCAGATTGACCGCTTCGCTCTTGGCGGCACTTGACAAGGGCACATGAACCGCCATTTGGTCACCGTCAAAGTCCGCGTTATAACCCGTACAAACCAGCGGGTGAACCTGAATAGCCGAGCCCTCAATCAGAACCGGATAAAAAGCCTGAATTCCCAGTTTATGCAGGGTCGGCGCCCGGTTTAAGAGAACCGGATGATTCTTGGTAATTTCTTCCAGAATGTCAAAAACTTCCGGAGTCCGTTTCTCCAAAACATACTTGGCCGAGCGAACATTCGGGGAAGTTCCGCGCATAATAAGTTCCCGCAAAACGAACGGCTTAAACATTTCCAGCGCCATTTCCTTGGGCAATCCGCATTCAGACAAAGCCAGTTTCGGCCCGACGACAATGACCGACCGGCCGGAGTAATCGACCCGTTTTCCCAAAAGGTTCTGACGGAATCGCCCCTGTTTGCCCCGAAGCATGTCAGACAGACTTTTTAGCTCGTTTGTATTTGCCCGGGTACTGCTTCGCTGTGAAGCGTCAATTAACGCATCCACGGCTTCCTGAAGCATCCGTTTTTCGTTACGAAGAATTATGTTCGGCGCACCCAAATCGATCAGGTGCTTGAGACGGTTATTGCGGTTAATAACCCGGCGGTATAAATCATTCAGGTCTGAAGTGGCGAACCGGCCGCCAGTTAACTGGACCATCGGCCGCAAATCCGGCGGGATTACCGGGAGCACCGACATAACCGTCCATTCCGGACGGATGGCGTTTCGGCGCATTCCGTCAATCACTCGTAGCCGCTTTGTGGCTTTAACTTTTTTCTGGCCGGTAGCTTCAACCAGTTCTTCCCGAAGGCTAGCCGCGATTTTTTCCAGGTCCAGCTCTTTCAAAACTTTTTCGATGGCTTCGGCTCCCATTCCGACCTCAATAAAGTCGGCTGCGCCGTATTGGTCAAGCTTGAGATATTCGTCTTCAGTCAGTTCCGAAATCTTTTTGACGCTTTTAACTAGATCTAAAAGAGTCCGGTAAATCTCGCCCAGGCGCTGTTTTTCCAGAGCGTTTTCGCTCTCCAGTTTGGCGATTTTTTGTTTGCTGGACAGTTCGATTTCCGAGATTGTCAGCCCCAACTGGTCTTTATCTTTAATCTTGGCTCTTTGCTCTTTGATTTTCTCGTCACGCTCTTTTTCTTCTTCCTTCACCTGGCGATCAAAAGTCGTCGCCAACTCTTTTTGGCGCTCTTCCATGGTCTCTTTCAAAGTGGAAATCGCTTCATCACGCTTGCTTTCATCCACACTCAAGACAAGGTAGGAAGCAAAGTAAACGACGTTTTCCAGTGCCTTTGGTGAAAGGTCCAGTATCAATGACAACTTTGAAGGAGCTCCCTTAAAGTACCACACATGAACCACGGGAACCGCCAGGGAAATATGACCCATCCGTTCCCGGCGGACCTTTGACTGGGTTACTTCCACCCCGCACTTATCGCAGATAATTCCACGGTAGCGGATCCTCTTATATTTACCACAGTAACATTCCCAGTCCTTGGTTGGTCCGAAAATATTCTCACTGAACAGTCCGTCTTTCTCCGGCTTCAAGGTCCGGTAATTAATGGTTTCCGGTTTGGTTACTTCACCGTGCGACCACGCCAGAATCTGGGCCGGTGAAGCCAAAGTAATCTTCAAGCCCTTAAAGTCGACGATATTTGCCAGATTATCCTGCTGTGGTTTAGGATTGGTTAAATTATTCATGGGTTTCCTCCTTTATCTCTTCTTCACTTTTTTCTTCTTCAAGATTTTCGCCTTTTTCATGCGCTTCATGGGCTGAAGTTTCGGCAACATCGGTTTTGGCCTCCAGAACTTCTTCCATTTCCTTTACTTCTTTATCAGTTTTTTCTTTCGTTGGCAATGGGGTAGTCGTGGTTTGGGTTGTAGTCACAACCCCGGTCGGATTTATAGCCAAGCCCAAACTTTGCAGTTCTTTCACCAGAACTTTGAATGATTCCGGTATGGAAGACTGCGGAATATCCGTTCCTTTAACGATAGCTTCAAATGCTTTGGCCCGTCCGACGACATCATCGGATTTAATCGTCAGCATTTCCTGCAGAGTGTAAGCAGCCCGGTGCGCTTCCAGAGCCCAAACTTCCATTTCTCCCAACCGCTGACCACCCATTTGAGCTTTACCGCCGAGAGGCTGTTGGGTTACCAGTGAGTACGGTCCGGTCGAGCGGGCGTGCGTCTTGTCCTCGACCATGTGAATGAGTTTGAGGAAATAGCCCGTCCCCACAACTACCTTTTGAGCATAAGGATCACCGGTCCGTCCGTCATAGACAGTCACTTTGCCGTCGACCGGCAGCTTTGCTTCTTCTAAAGCTTTGACAATCCAGTCTTCAGCAATCTTTTCGAATACCGGCACGGCCACTCTTTTACCCGCTCCACTCATGGCCCAACCCAAGTGGGTTTCCAGAAGCTGACCCAAATTCATCCGGCCTAAAACCGACAACGGCGAAATAATAACGTCCACCGGAGTACCATCCGCCAGATGGGGCATATCCGCAATCGGCACAATCCGGCTGATAACCCCTTTGTTTCCGTGGCGCCCGGCAACTTTATCGCCGATCGAAATCTTTCTGAATTGGGCAACTTTTACTTTAATGAGTTTATTAGTTCCCGGCGGCAGCTCGTCTCCGACGCTTTTGTCCAGAATATTAATGCCGATGACTGTACCGCGTTCGCCGTGCGGCATGCGAAGCGAAGTGTCGCGTACTTCCCGGGCTTTTTCGCCAAAAATAGCGCGCAGAAGTCTTTCTTCCGCTGATAATTCTGTCTCGCCTTTCGGGGCAATTTTTCCAACCAGAATGTCCCCCGGCCCGACTTCCGCGCCAATGACCACAATTCCGGTTTCGTCCAGATTGGCCAGATCAGATTCGCCGACATTGGGAATGTCCCGGGTAATTTCTTCCGGTCCCAGTTTGGTATCCACCAGTTCGCACTCGTGTTCCTCAATGTGGATACTGGACAAAACATCATCGCGTACCAGTCTTTCGGAAATAATAACCGCATCTTCATAGCCATAGCCGTCAAAGTGCATGTAAGCAATCCGCAGATTAGCCCCCAGGGCCAGCTCGCCATGGTCCGAAGCCGGACCGTCAATAATAACCTGACCTGCTTTAACCTTGTCGCCGACTTTTACCAGAGTTCTTTGGGAATAACAGGCGCCGTTGGGGTTAGTCCGGTAGAATTTCGTCACTTTGTAGGTATCAGCCGTCTTTTCGCCAGTTTTAATCACGACTTTATCTCCGTCAGCAAAAGAAACTTCACCACCATGTTCGGCTTTAACCACCCAGCCCATGGCCCCCGCAACAGCATCTTCTACCCCGGTTCCGACAACCGGAGCCTGAGGACGCACCAAGGGCACGGCCTGAGCCTGCATATTTGAACCCATCAAAGCCCGGACACCATCATCATGCTGCAGGAACGGAATCAAAGAAGCCGCCGCCCCCACTACCTGTCGGGGAACTACATCGATTAAATCAGCTTCGTCAGTGTTTACTTCAATGAATTCACCTTTGTAGCGGACCGGCACCCGGCTGTCAGTAATGACTCCGTGACTGTCGATACCTACTCCGGCATGCGTAATTTTGGATTCGCGTTCGTCATCAGCGGCCAGATAAACAATTTCGTCAGTTAAAGCTACTTTATTGCCGGTCTTTTTCAGTTTCCGGTACGGCGCCAGTAAAAATCCATACTCGTCAACCCGGGCGTAAAGGCTCATGTAAGTAACCAGGCCAATGTTTGGTCCTTCAGGAGAACGAACCGGACAAATCCGGCTGTACTGGGAAGAATTAATATCCCGAATTGAAAAAGAGGCCCGGTCCCGGGAAATTCCGCCGACACCCATGACAGTTAACCGACGCAGACTGTCGACTTCCGACAGCGGATTGGTCTGATCCAAAATTGACGAGAGCTGCGAAGTCCGGAAAAATTCGTTCACGGCCGAAATAATCGGCCGGGCGTTAACCACCTGGTTGGGCATCACCTTGGTTTTCGGATCCAGAAGGCTCATCCGCTCTTTAACCGCCCGTTCCAATCTCAAAAGCCCGTCACGGAAAGCGACATTGCCCACCAGTTCCCCAACCCGGCGCAGCCGCCGGTTACCCAGATTATCAATATCGTCAGTGTAAGTGTCGGGATCGTTTTTTTGCAGGCGAATGAGGTATTTGATCGTCGCCACAATATCTTGCCGAGTAATAATCTGATTTTCCGGAATATTGGGAACATTTAATCCCAGGCGTTTATTAATCTTATAGCGGCCGACTTTGCCTAAATTGTAGCGGCGCGGCTGGAAAAATAGCGAGGCAATATAGTCCATGGCAGTTTCGGCCACCACCGGTTCGCCCGGGCGCATCTTTTTATAAATTTCCATGGCGCCTTCGGCGCTGCCGTGAGTCACATCTTTTTTAAGGGTAGCTTCAACCAGTTCGTCATCACCCAG
The Patescibacteria group bacterium genome window above contains:
- the rpoC gene encoding DNA-directed RNA polymerase subunit beta', coding for MNNLTNPKPQQDNLANIVDFKGLKITLASPAQILAWSHGEVTKPETINYRTLKPEKDGLFSENIFGPTKDWECYCGKYKRIRYRGIICDKCGVEVTQSKVRRERMGHISLAVPVVHVWYFKGAPSKLSLILDLSPKALENVVYFASYLVLSVDESKRDEAISTLKETMEERQKELATTFDRQVKEEEKERDEKIKEQRAKIKDKDQLGLTISEIELSSKQKIAKLESENALEKQRLGEIYRTLLDLVKSVKKISELTEDEYLKLDQYGAADFIEVGMGAEAIEKVLKELDLEKIAASLREELVEATGQKKVKATKRLRVIDGMRRNAIRPEWTVMSVLPVIPPDLRPMVQLTGGRFATSDLNDLYRRVINRNNRLKHLIDLGAPNIILRNEKRMLQEAVDALIDASQRSSTRANTNELKSLSDMLRGKQGRFRQNLLGKRVDYSGRSVIVVGPKLALSECGLPKEMALEMFKPFVLRELIMRGTSPNVRSAKYVLEKRTPEVFDILEEITKNHPVLLNRAPTLHKLGIQAFYPVLIEGSAIQVHPLVCTGYNADFDGDQMAVHVPLSSAAKSEAVNLMMAEHNLLKPADGMPVAFPNKEMILGIYYFTSIDEKLPVSETIFADFAEVITAYQQHKIELRQKIKVRQENQTMEITAGRIMLNEFVPKELGYINETITIGKLKSILNKAMDLVEKSELVKLLDNLKNLGFSGSMASGISVGIFDMIMIPNKEEIIAEGDREAAEVEENYKAGLITAEEMRRLQIDIWIRVTDRVTDLTWEAYGKDNPVKTILESGAGKSSRDNVKQVSGMRGLMVDPTGKIVSLPTKTNFREGLSVFEYVTGTRGSRKGLADIAIRTADAGYLTRRLVDVSHDMIIRLEDCRTDDGIEIFRSDNRPASFASRILGRVAAVDIKSGKKAIVAAGAEIDEAAVAEIEKEKIESVLVRSPLKCKAKYGLCQKCYGRDFSSRQLVEIGVPVGIVAAQSIGEPGTQLTLKSKHTGGTVAADVTQGLPRVEELFETRSPKVLSPIAEIAGKVEVTETPDGYKVRVRSHGVKPVEEREYIIPLTSQLKVSDGDLVSAGTQLASGYLDIKDVLAARGLFGAQKYLIEELQAVYESQGIPINDKHFEVIVRKMSDKVRLETSGDTVFLPGEFAEKVRFEDENARVIAAGGEPATAQVTMLGVSRAALYTSSWLSAASFERTTEVLSDSALHGADDSLTGLKENVIIGRLIPTSAERARLEQ
- a CDS encoding DNA-directed RNA polymerase subunit beta — protein: MAKKNQKPAAKISDSKPVERLYWGKSYPSLPQLDFVSIHRESYQQFLDEGIGELLAEVSPISDFTGKNWELSLGKYTFGEPKYTAVSAALKGVTFDMPIRVQATLLNKRTGETTSQEVFLGEVPVMTPSGTFIINGIERAVIHQLVRSAGVYFLGDIDPVTGRMLYFSEVRPLRGSWLEFNISRNNVISVRIDRRRKFPVTTFLRAIGIGSDEEIKRALGDDELVEATLKKDVTHGSAEGAMEIYKKMRPGEPVVAETAMDYIASLFFQPRRYNLGKVGRYKINKRLGLNVPNIPENQIITRQDIVATIKYLIRLQKNDPDTYTDDIDNLGNRRLRRVGELVGNVAFRDGLLRLERAVKERMSLLDPKTKVMPNQVVNARPIISAVNEFFRTSQLSSILDQTNPLSEVDSLRRLTVMGVGGISRDRASFSIRDINSSQYSRICPVRSPEGPNIGLVTYMSLYARVDEYGFLLAPYRKLKKTGNKVALTDEIVYLAADDERESKITHAGVGIDSHGVITDSRVPVRYKGEFIEVNTDEADLIDVVPRQVVGAAASLIPFLQHDDGVRALMGSNMQAQAVPLVRPQAPVVGTGVEDAVAGAMGWVVKAEHGGEVSFADGDKVVIKTGEKTADTYKVTKFYRTNPNGACYSQRTLVKVGDKVKAGQVIIDGPASDHGELALGANLRIAYMHFDGYGYEDAVIISERLVRDDVLSSIHIEEHECELVDTKLGPEEITRDIPNVGESDLANLDETGIVVIGAEVGPGDILVGKIAPKGETELSAEERLLRAIFGEKAREVRDTSLRMPHGERGTVIGINILDKSVGDELPPGTNKLIKVKVAQFRKISIGDKVAGRHGNKGVISRIVPIADMPHLADGTPVDVIISPLSVLGRMNLGQLLETHLGWAMSGAGKRVAVPVFEKIAEDWIVKALEEAKLPVDGKVTVYDGRTGDPYAQKVVVGTGYFLKLIHMVEDKTHARSTGPYSLVTQQPLGGKAQMGGQRLGEMEVWALEAHRAAYTLQEMLTIKSDDVVGRAKAFEAIVKGTDIPQSSIPESFKVLVKELQSLGLAINPTGVVTTTQTTTTPLPTKEKTDKEVKEMEEVLEAKTDVAETSAHEAHEKGENLEEEKSEEEIKEETHE